The Fusarium oxysporum Fo47 chromosome II, complete sequence genome includes a region encoding these proteins:
- a CDS encoding protein-L-isoaspartate O-methyltransferase — MAWTCSGDTNSALIGNMWKNGLITDPRVKEAFLKVDRAHYAPAMPYEDSPQPIGYSATISAPHMHASAIEHVLSYLLPSSTSPAPRVLDIGSGSGYLTHVMAELVGEKGLVVGLEHIRQLKELGEKNMSKSEEGRRLLESGKVRFRFGDGRKGWVEEPREGEKNEGTGWDVIHVGASAVEIHPELLEQLKAPGCMFIPVDDDKMGYNQHVWRIEKDGNGEITKKKLFGVRYVPLTEAPKA; from the exons ATGGCGTGGACGTGCAGCGGAGACACTAACTCGGCTCTTATTGGGAACATGTGGAAGAATGGTCTCATTACCGACCCTCGAGTGAAAGAGGCATTCCTCAAG GTTGACCGAGCTCACTACGCTCCAGCCATGCCATATGAAGACTCACCCCAGCCCATCGGCTACTCAGCAACTATATCTGCACCGCATATGCACGCCTCAGCCATCGAGCATGTTCTCAGCTATCTTCTTCCCTCATCGACATCGCCGGCCCCCCGGGTCCTCGATATCGGTTCTGGATCTGGGTATCTAACCCACGTTATGGCTGAACTTGTCGGTGAGAAGGGCCTTGTAGTCGGTCTTGAGCATATTCGTCAGCTGAAAGAACTTGGTGAAAAGAACATGTCGAAAAGTGAGGAGGGAAGAAGATTGCTTGAGAGTGGCAAGGTGAGATTTAGGTTTGGTGATGGGAGGAAGGGATGGGTTGAGGAACcgagagagggagagaagaatgagggGACGGGCTGGGATGTTATTCATGTCGGGGCTTCTGCAGTGGAGATTCATCCAGAGCTATTGGAGCAATTGAAGGCACCTGGGTG CATGTTCATCCCCGTCGATGATGACAAGATGGGGTACAACCAGCACGTTTGGAGAATTGAGAAGGATGGAAATGGGGAGAttacgaagaagaagttgttTGGAGTCCGCTACGTGCCGTTGACTGAGGCACCGAAGGCGTAG
- a CDS encoding mitochondrial carrier domain-containing protein, with the protein MASTTQTGEKKKQPSPLRSIIAGSTAGAIEIAITYPAEFAKTRSQLNRRLAEGQKLPWPPFGKQWYAGCTTLIIGNAAKAGIRFVAFDQYKALLVDENGNLSGPRTVIAGFGAGVTESLLAVTPTESIKTTLIDDRKSAKPRMRGFLHAVPIIARERGLRGFFQGFVPTTARQAANSATRFTAYNFFKQMAESYTAPGEKLGAVGTFAIGGLAGLITVYVTQPLDTIKTRMQSIEAKKTYGNSFKCATTIFKQEGVLTFWSGALPRLARLVVSGGLVFTAYEQIQVWFNKIDPDEKYI; encoded by the exons ATGGCGTCGACAACACAAACAGgcgaaaagaagaagcagcccAGTCCCTTGCGATCCATCATCGCTGGGTCGACTGCCGGCGCCATCGAGATTG CTATTACCTACCCCGCCGAGT TTGCAAAGACAAGGTCGCAGTTGAACAGACGGTTAGCTGAAGGACAGAAGCTCCCTTGGCCGCCGTTCGGCAAGCAGTGGTATGCTGGATGCACcactctcatcatcggcaacGCAGCTAAGGCTGGAATCC GATTCGTTGCATTTGATCAGTACAAGGCGCTTCTAGTCGACGAGAATGGCAACCTCTCTGGACCTCGTACCGTTATTGCTGGCTTCGGTGCTGGAGTCACAGAGTCATTGCTTGCTGTGACTCCCACCGAGAGTATCAAGACCACTCT TATCGACGACCGCAAGTCCGCTAAGCCTCGAATGCGCGGCTTCCTCCACGCCGTCCCCATCATCGCCCGCGAACGTGGTCTCCGAGGCTTCTTCCAAGGATTCGTCCCCACGACCGCTCGACAAGCTGCCAACAGCGCAACACGCTTCACCGCCTATAATTTCTTCAAGCAAATGGCCGAGTCATACACAGCACCTGGCGAGAAGCTCGGTGCTGTTGGAACTTTTGCAATTGGTGGTTTGGCTGGTTTGATCACTGTATATGTGACACAGCCACTTGATACTATCAAGACACGCATGCAGAGTATCGAGGCGAAAAAGACATATGGCAACAGCTTCAAGTGCGCGACGACTATCTTCAAGCAGGAGGGTGTTTTGACGTTCTGGAGTGGTGCGCTGCCACGTTTGGCGAGGTTGGTAGTTTCGGGAGGATTGGTGTTTACTGCTTATGAGCAGATCCAAGTGTGGTTTAACAAGATAGATCCGGATGAGAAGTACATCTAG
- a CDS encoding uncharacterized protein (of unknown function-domain containing protein): MSGRYERINGQDEEDFDTRNNNNNNNLSHPIPHSPPPSFHSRSSSPQPTRQVDATLADAFDDDDDSDDEVDDRRRLMRQNSTPSMDNVNTIPTPAQPAAPAPTPSGSRPTRIVGGGSGSDGVFANLSARPERGSSDPEKDELPPSYEQAAADAAPPYWETTILAPGMGGPDEVYIDGMPVGSFFSFVWNGMISTSFQLVGFLLTYLLHSTHAAKNGSRAGLGITLIQYGFYMKGVSEDEPPAMSGPDGYAAPPDPNSHSFKQGDVTDDDLGSISGGEWLGYVLMVVGWFLLIKSVAEFLRARRHEQLVLQSPDRGLGVPIIAEGESNERVV, encoded by the exons ATGTCCGGACGATACGAACGA ATTAACGGCCAAGACGAGGAGGACTTTGACACCcgaaacaacaacaataacaacaatCTCTCTCATCCGATCCCCCACTCGCCACCTCCCTCGTTTCactctcgatcttcttctccccAACCAACGCGCCAGGTCGATGCTACTCTTGCCGATGcctttgacgatgatgacgatagcgacgatgaggttgatgatcgGAGGCGATTGATGCGACAGAACTCGACACCATCTATGGATAATGTCAACACGATACCAACACCTGCTCAACCGGCTGCTCCGGCACCAACGCCGTCCGGttcaaggccaacaagaaTTGTAGGAGGCGGTTCTGGATCAGATGGTGTTTTTGCCAATTTGTCTGCGCGCCCGGAGAGAGGGAGCAGTGATCCCGAGAAAGACGAATTACCACCG TCCTACGAACAAGCCGCGGCCGATGCTGCTCCTCCATATTGGGAGACGACTATTCTCGCTCCCGGCATGGGAGGACCCGACGAGGTTTACATCGACGGCATGCCAGTTGgctcattcttctcctttgtCTGGAACGGCATGATCTCAACATCCTTCCAGCTCGTCGGTTTCCTCCTTACATATCTTCTCCACTCAACCCACGCCGCCAAGAACGGTTCTCGCGCTGGTCTCGGCATAACTCTTATTCAATACGGTTTCTACATGAAAGGCGTTTCCGAAGACGAGCCCCCAGCAATGAGCGGCCCCGATGGCTACGCCGCACCACCCGACCCCAATTCCCACAGCTTCAAGCAAGGCGACGTAACAGACGATGATCTCGGCAGCATTAGTGGAGGCGAGTGGCTAGGTTACGTGCTCATGGTAGTCGGCTGGTTCCTTCTTATCAAGAGCGTCGCCGAGTTTCTACGAGCACGACGTCACGAGCAGCTCGTCCTCCAGAGCCCTGATCGTGGTCTTGGTGTACCGATCATCGCTGAGGGAGAGTCGAACGAGCGGGTAGTCTAA